DNA sequence from the Salvia splendens isolate huo1 chromosome 19, SspV2, whole genome shotgun sequence genome:
cacactttcctaaaaattttccacatctcacttttaaaaataaaagttttgactcaaactaaaacgtactttcacatcaactttcatcatccgtataaaacactccatagaataacgcatcatacttcgcacctcataacataaataacatcacacttctacactatcacaatattgttttcacccataatacacgcgtttaaatcatcatgctcacattcaacatatgtatgtcatcatatcatttattctcgaatttcaacatgaaaataacatcacatcatcacgtaattacatgctcatgcaatcttttgcccaaaacatcctcatcatatcgtgaattttatacatcgttcacacatttcatcaacaacttaaaacatacctcactttccttggttgagcatgatgctttggatgttgagccttcgtgacacttctagtcaataagggttcactaacttagactcaaagtaaaagaagactctcggtccagagcaaAAGAACAAAgatctgataccactctgtcacgatcgcccataccaggggtatcacaaacgcggcgatcgtgaccgacatgcatggacaacagtttaaaagaacaacttaagacttaaagaagaaaaacaacttagtttaaagaagtttaaggtctttttttttaaaagacgtaaagaaacatacttttataaagggcaccggaaaaaattgacttaagaaatacaactatatatataaaaaaactaaggtaaaatgaacatttaacttaaatctcggaaaacaccattttcagaaagacaacgtaaacactcgtttaaacctaacaccgccatacatgttcaaacataacacgaaaagattaaggtcttaagacataatttaaaacatagcagcggataaataaggttcagggagagtcaaggatcacgcctatgtatgacgacacaacgtatcctagggtctttagccagctcaacatccaccgcaacatcccgctcaacctgcacataagaaaaagaatatgcagggctgagtacttgttgtactcaatgggctcatgccgaaaacattttaataagttatgtcatccataccagtgatctcgagttttatatagtaagaaatatcacgagaacacaaaaaatccaagtctggctagacaatttatctcctcattttccacatcaatcaatcaatcacatcctcttaccatagtgcgacgaaagtgtggccacactattcgcccacgagaccggccgactagcaaggacggctcacgatcccctctgtgtacacagcctgatagggtttgcggccctactcagacccgaattcgtttatcatagccctatagcctaatagagcgaactcacaaactaggcatcaagcacaatctcaacatagccctatagcctaacggagcaagctcaaacgaactaggcatcaggcaaaaatctcaacatcaaaacaatcacggcatgacataacactttaaaccacccttataacaccacatcatattttcggaaaaataaagaggtttgaaaagaaagcccacctcgatcgcttagcaaattcacaacccaacttatagcaactctcgatcctcgagttcacgagtacacaacacccttgtcaatgacaacacaagtcagccttccacaacaacattttactatgcatgtcctatcattttctctctcatcgtttttctcaaattccccaacccaacatacgtcaaaagggtgtaaagacacacgtaacacattccaacttatcacaagtgatttcaacatttaaacacgttccttggacatacatgcatcatataatactttgaaacttgaaactaggtgtcattttaacaaggcagaaaactggcagaactgcgcgaccgttttgtaaaaatcattataaattcacccgacctcatatgaagctaaattttggtcacaatacagagggcacattcaagttcatccatgaaaattttcacaccgaaatcacgtcatttagtcagtcatatcacatattaaactctctggtcggaacatacaatttctgacagcactgcgcagttcatttgacaaatttaccataaattcatccaatgcccaaaaaggctgaaaatttaacacgactcagaagacacttcaaatgtgcatctagttcaagaatcacatcaataggaggtcatttggtcagtcaaacagaaaacgaaacattcttggcgagaacacgagtttctggcagatttgcgcagtcaacttcaaatatttattaaaaattcatttttcgataaaaagggctgaaattcacacgagacacagggtaacaccttgaagtttactcagtaaaattttcatatcaaaattcggccgtttgataggtcaattactcatcagaagctactggtcgaacatcacagataacagatacacaatttctaaattagggtttccttctcaatcatccaaacaccaattctcatgcttataacacacaatcatgcttgataagactctcttaatcatgtttgcacataaacttacatcattcaccaaagattccaatcaaactttacacaattcaattgaaacgcatatttatcaaggttttcaagcaaactcactttccctccccgattaaacttgcgatctacgattcctacacccactacatgcatgtaggattcaagaacatggttcaaatgaaaagaatgaggaaaagtgaagccaatataccttctttgacaaaacgaatcggtagaaccaagaaacgaggtgattcgtcggagattattgaaaataaacttcaatggatgcaagaaacaatggtggaagaagtttttttggagagaatgtggagagggaggagggacgcacgaaaattgagggagaatgggggctagggtttagtttaggtgtttttataggattagggttaggtttaaaatcaattaattaattaattgtggggaaaaatacaattaaataaatctcacaattaaaagaataaaataagcatgtgggaaggggaggaaattttcgaaaattccatgtaggaatagcaaggaatttatttggtatttacttggagagaatatattcacaactcaggaaataaaagtgaatatttcataaacaagggaacaaaataaattaaatctccaagtatgaaaataatggtgggggccgaaaatttccataaggaatttgcacaaggaaattatttaaatccccaattaaaagaataggatttaaattaggcaatttatttataggaaaaaggctcccataaaataggcaacaattaattaaattcccacaaggaaaatattgcatagggggcgtgtgatatgggagaaaagtaggagaaaaaaatattcacatccccaattaattagacataggaatttatttgaataaaaagggattccacaaattaggaaacaaataaaatatcctccaaaatttagtggaggggccgaaaattgctaaccaaggaatgtccaaactctctatttattttgggtgaagaaataaattataacatgatttaattggattaaattcaaaggaagagagtcaataaagcaccaattaaatcaaatgaaaataattatttctcctataggagatttttgaaaactcccaaggaaaataaaaatggagttcgaattccatgtagtaccatttagggtcatttggtttggatttaatttggataagtatcccaagacaattaattaaatccaagaaatgaaatactattttaataattaggaagggccgaaaattccaatgaattggcttgaaaaaaataaatgcatgatcctattaattatttccccacattggaaaatataaaacatcaagctcatcattccacattaaccacgaaaatttatttcacgcaaaacacttaatcacatagaaacgaaagtttcataattccaagaatccaaaattcgaataacatataagaagagtcacaaaaatttgggatgttacataaacacaaaaataaacccaaaataaaaaacaaaaaacataaccCCCCCACCCCACCCCCAACCCCCCTCATTTGACTTTCATCTATCTCTCGCTCTCCACCATTTCCCGTCTCCCCCATTCCCGAACCCTAATCGCCTCCTACTCCAATCGCCGATCTAAATTGTTGGACCTCTAATCGGCTCCTACTATTATCACTCCACCATTCCCGTCTCTCTCTATTCGTTTCTCATGGCGGAAGGTTGGGATCCATTGTCGGAGTGTGAATCCGTGCTATCTTTCGATGCACCTCTCGAAACCCTAATAGTCCCTGATACACCACCGGAAGTGATTGAACGGTGGGAAATCGACGTTGTGGTCGATTGTTACCATCGATCTGGACATCGGAGATGGTTTGCGGGCGTTGATGGGTCTGAGGTCGTCCATGAATCTGAGCTTCCCCCACCGGCTTGTTTCTTCGACGGATCTGAAATCCAGCCACCATCTGAGGGCTTTGACTGGTCTGAACGCCAACCGCCGGCTGAGGGCTTTGACGGGTCTGAACCGTCCCTCCCCTGTGACGAATCTGGACCTCAACCAGCTTCTTCATCAAAGGTGGAGTACACCGAGAATGAGAAAGCTATGCTGCTTATTTTGTTGCCTAGCATGAAAGATCTCATCTACACTGTGGGTATTTTCTCAATTCTGAGCCACCCCTTTGCTTGGTTTGGAGGCTGTTTTGGCATGAATTGATCTTGTTTGATGTCATATGATGAAGTTTTTGTGATGAATAACATCTGATTATCTGTTTATTGACTGGATTGGTTGGTTTTTGTGAACTTAGCCACTcctttgatggtttggaggctctgatttgcAAAATTGCAGCCTTTGTTTGGTTTGTTGGGTCTGATTTGCAATATTGCTCCTCtgtgatgatatttttctgagAGTTATGCATGCTCAACTATGATGTCTCTGTATTggttgtgtttttgtgaacctagccacccctttgatggtttggaggctctgatttgcAAAATTACAGCCTTTGTTTGGTTTGTTGGGTTTAATTTGCAATGTTGCTCCTCtgtgatgatatttttctgagAGTTATGCATGCTCAGCTATGATGTCTCtgtatttgttgtttttttgtgaACCTAGCCACCCCTTTGATagtttggaggctctgatttgcAAAATTACAGCCTTTGAATACATACAAAATGTAGTCTATAGATTTACAAGCATTGGCTGGACACTTTGCCTTGATTGTTGGAATAATCTGTGCATTATGAATGAATCAATGTAAAAAATCCTAAATGATGACAATATCAATGTCTGATAggttgtgtttttgtgaacctagccacccttttgaaggtttggaggctctgatttgcaaaaatgcagccttttatttgtttgttggaTCTGATTTGCAAAATTGCAGCCTTTGATGAATGAATCAATGTAAAAAATGCTAAATGATGACATTATCAATGTCTGATAGGCAGGTGAGGGGATAAAAATATCCATACCTGATTCAAGAGACATTCTCTCATTGTTTCCTTGTTAACTGATGGTATAGATTTAGTCTCTAATGTCCCTCTTGGCCTATTCTTGGACTTCCTTTTGGCTGGAACTTGTTCTGTGAATGGGAATATGCCTATTTTACCATCAAAGATGGTCTGACCATCTGTGCCAAACTGTGGCCTACTTACAGCACACATGAACATCACCTTTGTGATAAATCTTTTTGACTTGCAAGACCTGTAAGGCTCATCCTCATCCGGCTACAGGTAGTATCTGTCTGAAGCTTTTGTCATGTAAAACCATTTCTCATCAATATGAACTGTATTGTGCATAGCATGATAAAGAAGCTTTCCTTCATCCAAAGCTGGCTGAATATGAGTAAGACACCATCTCATTCTACTGATTTTGTTTGCTTCAGTGAGTGCTGGTTTTATGGCATTTGTATGTGGCCTTATCAGGTGACTCTTTGCCCATCTACCAACTGTTGTCTTGCTAACACCCATTTTACATGCAAGCTTTCTATAGCAAGATCTCTCAAGAAAAGACAATTGTTTGAACTTTTCATCACTTTACCTGTTTTCTTTTTATATCCTGATGCTCTGCCCCTCATGATAACAGGCTGCCCATCTGACATTTGCTGCTTGGCTATCCCCCATAATCGGCTCACTGTAATTCTGTGCACTTTGAATCTATTGGCTGCCTCTTGAAATGAACCATGTGGCAGTGCTCCAGCTTGGCATTGCTGTTGTAGGAACTGTACAATATGGTTCTTCATTTGGCTGCTCAACTTCAGGCCTTGTCTCGGCCCTAGCTCCAGTTCTGCATCCTGAATATTCTCCTGCTCCATCTGCTGCTCCATATCTTGATCCATTTCCATTCCCCTATGATGAAATTGCTCTGAGGGGAATTTACATATAAATACCTTTTGGTTGGTGTGTAGGTAGGTGGAATTGGCAATTGTTGGTGTAAATGTGGAGTGAATGTATTTATAGAGGTAGATTacctttattttgattttggatttttcCCTCCATGGGATTGTAAATTATTTTTCCCTCCTTAATTTGGAGGTTTGAGTAAATGAAAATGGAATGAATTCCCTCTTCAAATTTGTGTTGATGTGATGGCTGAAAATTAGGGGATTGCTCCTTGttcaaattttagtttaaaatttaattttgtccTATCTTAATTTTATGTAAAGGAAATAGAGTAACCAAggtgtaaaattaaaaataataagtcTAACTTATTTAAAcaaccaaaattaaataaagtgaaagaagaaacaattttaaactaaaaaaagtcAACCTATCTCACTTTCCACctactcacttcatttattacacactctaccttctcacttcattaaatacacactccaccaatttcttaaaacccgtgccataaCTAATTGTTACTCtaaatgtgggacggagggagtatatactaaaAAAAGGCGGCCTCTTAATGCATACCAAACCCACGAGTGGCCCATGCTTTTATTCCATATATACTCCAGCCCGGTTTGGGATGTTTCTAGGGCAggcaaaatataccgaaataccgaaatacagcacttaccgtaccgaaaaaatacaaaaaataccgaattttcggtataccgtacttttcggtacggtatcataccgtaccgacagttttaggtacggtaaaggtatgcattttgtatataccgcggtataccgcgttataccgcaattgcggtatataccggaaatcgcggtataccgaaatcacggtacggtataccgacaaaagcggtacggtaacgatatctaaattttggtataccgacttttcagtataccgcaattgcggtatgccgacaaaagcggtacggtaaaggtattgTTTTTTGTCATACCGCAAggtacggtacggtatgcggtatgaccatttcggcgcggtatactttaccgttccaaccctagaTATTTCTACTTGTCTCCAGCAATACAACACTAAGCCCACATTTCCTCAAATATCAATCTATTCTTTGCCATTTTTACTCACAAGATACTTGATTACCTCCACACACTACCAATCTCTACTTTTATCTCCTCACCTCTTTTCTTTTTGCCTTTCCCAACCACCCTAACATACTAGTTCAAATCCAGCCTTGAGAAGAAACATAATGTATTTGATGCTAAAACAACCAAATGAAGATGAAGGGGAGCTCCAAGAAGCTAAGCAAGATCGTGGGAAAGTGGATACGAAGAGGCCATTTCGTGGTCTACTCAAAAGACAACACTCCATCTCTTGTGCCGTTGCGTTATCTAAACCACCCCATTTTTAGAGTATTGCTGGAGATGGCGGAAGAGGAGTACGGCCTCACCGTTCATGGCCTGTTGCAGATTCCTTGTGATAAGGAATTCGTCACCTTCATTCTTTCTATGCTCGGGAAAAATACCAACTACAATGTAGATAAGGCAGTCCTCTCCATTTCGAGGTTCCAAGCAAACTACAGTTTTTTATAGTTGAGGTTtcattttttcttgattttgtccACATTGAAATGAGAAATAGAGAATGCAGAGTAACTATGTAAGTAAtgttttagttgatttttatttttttatgaggAGAAGAAGACAATTAGATGCAAGGGAAACACGCAGTTACAAACTATTGAATTATGTAATATAGTGTGAAACATTACATTATTGATGCTGCAAACCAAGCTATATAAAAACTTCGAAATCCAATTGATACGTTATATTTTAGAGACAGCAAGCTTGATTAGATCCTTTCTGAGTATCTTACCCGAGGGATTTTTCGGGACAGAAGCCACGAACGCCACTCTTCGAATTCTCTTATATGGAGCCACCTAGTGTAGATTAAAACTTAATACAGACAGATCTAAAACATTTTGATATAATGATTTGTGTATGCACTTTGAATTACCTGTTGAGTAATGAAATCCATCACTTGGCTCTCTGTCACCGCGCTTCCCTTTTTCCTCACCACATACGCCATTGGAATCTGTCCGGCATCCTTATCCGGGAACCTATTGTGGACCAATCATCGAAACAATCTATCTTGTTCAGACAAAATCACTAACGATGTACATAAAAATGTCGAAATCAATAACACTTACGGTATCACAGCAGCATCATCTATTTCTGGATGAGTGAGCAGCAAAGCCTCCAATTCTGCAGGAGGAACCTGTAAGAAATCACGCAACTACAAGTTAGTTTTCGACTTTCTTGATCTGAGCGTTTGAAGCGATTATATATGTTTCGATTGAGTACCTGATAGCCCTTGTACTTGATGAGCTCCTTTAATCTATCTACAACAAAAATGAAGCCATCTTCATCAATGTAGCAAAGATCTCCAGTTCTCAACCACCCTTGTGAATCTAGAGTTGAAGCTGTCGCCTCTTCGTTGCTGAAGTAACCTGTCGCAAAATCACAACCAACCAGCATTAGAATCAATCAATCACTACAAAATATAGGAGTATCTTTTAAGGACACAAACGAGACACAAATACTTGCGTTGGAcagtttttaaaaataataacaatttaggaaggaaaagaaagtGTCCATAAACTAAAGACAAATTAACTTAGaatcttttgctttttaggGTGCTTCCATCTGTatcctctaattttagttgtgTCGCCAACAATGAAGACGCTTTTTGAAGCGTTGGTGGTATATTTAGAAAAACAAATCAGCATCATTAAAAAATTTGTTGTAGTGAATCAATTTTTCCCAATATACTTGGCCAAGGCAGTTGCATGCAtgctaaataaaaataaaattcaaattgaaaCCGTTTTTATAAGATTAAACCACAATGGTCcagtaaaagaaaaaatgaacCATCTACTAATCTATAACCACATATGGATAGTAATGAAGACTTAAGACATGACGATAATATTCACCAAACCTCTATTATTCATTCACACTACTTTGAAAAGTATTTTAGcacgtgttttcatttctatATTGAAACTGATTTCAGAAAATAAGATGGATAAAAAGAAACAAAGATGGTTGTtgccaatgttttaaaaaccggaccggtaaGTGAACCGGTGAAGCTACTGGTTCATGGTTCAACCGGTCGGACAGTTTTAATCACTGGTTgaaccgttttactgttacaAATATGTACAATTCAAtttataatgtaaaatatagtgtccaatataataaataataaaatatgatcaaTAATGTATCACAAAAACATTCAATCTTACAAATAATtagtatatatacaaatataaaacattaaaatttagtgaatataataaaatatataaattgttaGTTAGtgtgaataaaaaataaatattttacatataaaaataaatcaaatttatattaattcaaaaaaaatgtaTGTGGTGGAATAATCGAATACAAATTATTAGTTAGTTTAAACAAAAGTATACTTTAATATCAATTGTTAGGctacataaataaaatatatgctataaaaatatatatttagtaaaCAAAAGTATACTTTTAAGccgtaaatttgagattgattttttagtgtaattaaattagaatttaagTGTactgagacatcacttaataaatgagctcttaacttaaactaacatattaattgaatgcattaattctaacttaaactatagaTAGTGTAAcgagtttgtgacgagccgaaaagcaacagtgcaagtaacatgagaccgatggagtataatataacGATAGTACTAAGCGTTATAGTAATAATATAGTAACTAGGAAAGTATAGATAAAATTTagaggatgataattatatttatcataataaataattacataaaaaatataaaataaatgaattattagttggtttaaataaaaatattaatattctatGTATAACATTGTTTAATGTTCTTATTTTTCAATGTGGGGCTAGTGGTGGAGTGGTTAAGCTCTTGTTAATTGGAgtggaggtcatgagttcaagCCCTTCCAAGAacaagattttaaaattttgaaaacaaaaaacaaaaaccgTTTTCCGATTTCCGGCCAGACCGGTCCAACCGGCTGATTCAAACGGTTCTCGGTGGCTCAACCTCACACTGGTCTAAATAGGTAAACCTTTTCCGATTTCCGGCCAGACCGGTCCAACCGGCCGGTTCAAACGGTTCTCAGTGGCTCAACCTCACACTGGTCTAAATAGGTAAACCATACCGGtctacctaccggttcgcggtcggaccggtcgaaccggccggaccaatccggtttttaaaacactggTTGTTGCAATGCAGTTTAGTCAAAGTTATTGAATACTTCTTCCGTCCctaaaaaaatagacaacatttgaaatgacacgaattttaatgcataattggtaatatagggagagatagaaagaaaaagtgattgaatattGTTTGCGAAGAATAAGACTCAcatcattagagagaaaaaaagctccttaaatagaattggtctatttttaagggacgaatGAAGTACATTTGTTCAATTTAATATCTAGTGCATCATAATGTGTCAACATAGTGTTTCCCTTtgtatagaaataaaataacGTTGTTAACCAAATTATTCAGCTCAAGAAATGTACATTCGTTCAACTACCCAAGTTAAAATGCCCCATAATTGATAGTCAATATAGAAACAGTATAATATGTACGATAGGACTACGTTTTTAATTTCAcagttgacatttttaatactagCGTTTACTATAACTCCATATTTCCTTAAGACTCCCACACTATAATCCGGGTCCTCCTACTATTGTATTAAGTGGAGTAAATAATTTAGGCCTTCATGTAGATTAATGGGTAATTATcatttaaacatgaaattactccctccgtattaACAATAATTACTCCCTTCTTCCTGTCCCATggaagataatttttttttttgcgacTCAACCAAGATGAACCACTACTTATTTAGGaataactaaaaatattaaattactccttatgttccataaaaataagtacactttccttttttatccGTTCTATAAAAAAATCCATTTCTATT
Encoded proteins:
- the LOC121778997 gene encoding uncharacterized protein LOC121778997 — its product is MEMDQDMEQQMEQENIQDAELELGPRQGLKLSSQMKNHIVQFLQQQCQAGALPHGSFQEAANRFKVHRITVSRLWGIAKQQMSDGQPVIMRGRASGYKKKTGKVMKSSNNCLFLRDLAIESLHVKWVLARQQLPALDEGKLLYHAMHNTVHIDEKWFYMTKASDRYYLPQFGTDGQTIFDGKIGIFPFTEQVPAKRKSKNRPRGTLETKSIPSVNKETMRECLLNQIIPTIKAKCPANACKSIDYILYVFKGCNFANQSLQTIKGVARFTKKQQIQRHHS
- the LOC121778998 gene encoding auxin-responsive protein SAUR66-like: MKGSSKKLSKIVGKWIRRGHFVVYSKDNTPSLVPLRYLNHPIFRVLLEMAEEEYGLTVHGLLQIPCDKEFVTFILSMLGKNTNYNVDKAVLSISRFQANYSFL